GCTGCCATAAGCGGTTCACCGTGTTCTTGCTGACATCGAGCGCCTCCGCCATGACCCGGCAACTCCAATGCGTTCTGCCGTTGGGCTTGCTGTGCAAAGTCGCATTGATGATCCCGTCTCGCTTAGCTTGATCATACTGCGGCTTGCGCCCCCGTCCGGGGGCGATCTCCCAGACCTCGCCGATCCCTTGCTCGCGAACCCGCTTGCGCCACAGCAGCACCGTGGGGCGGCTCACACCGAGTTCCTCGGCGATCGCCACATTCTGCTGACCCGCCACGGCTCTCAGGATAATCCGGCAACGTAGCGCCACTTGTTGCGGAGTCCCGTGTGAGGACTCCCACTTTTCGAGCTGCGTCCGTTCAGCCGGTTGCAACTCGATCTGACAGCCTCGTGTTCGGCATGACCGTGAGCATAGCAATTGCCAGAGAATCTGTCAAGTTATTTAAGGGACACCCCACTAGGGCGCCAATCAACCCCGAGGAACTTCAGTAGAAGGCCGCCGAGCTTGCGAAGCGCATCTGAGCCGCCTCAGTCGTGCAGCTTCAGGCCGACCCGGGTAATTGCTCCGTCGACAATCTCGCGCACGACCAGTTCGACTCCTCCGAGCTTTATGCGGTCGCCGATGACCTGCCGCTCGCCAAATCGCCGGGCGAGGTACTGTCCGAGTGTCACGGCGCCCGAAACGTCCCCGACATCCAGCCCATAGAGCGCCGCGAGGTCCTGCAACGGGGCGTCGCCGTTCAGCACAAAGTGGCCGAAGAACCGGCGCTCTTCCAGGCGCGCCGGCGCATGCGGCAGCGCGAATATCTTGTTGAGCAGGTCCACGCATTCCGGCGTCGCCAGCACGTATACGTAATCGTCCGCCACGAGCGGCATGTGCCTGTCGATCGGAACCACCTGCGTGCCGCGGATCACGGCGGCAACTTCGGTCTGCTCCGGGAGCGGCAGCTGGGAGAGGGTCTTTCCCGCTGCAAAGCTGCTCTGCTCGAGCTGGTAGCCCAGCAGGTCGTGGTTGAATCGCCCGGATATATCTAGGTCGATCTGCTGGAACGGCATCGGCTTCGGCGGAACCTCGAGTTTCAGCACGCGGGCGAGCGGCGCAATCGTCCAACCCTGCAACACCAACGACATCAACACGACGACGAAAGTGGTGTTGAAATAGACCTGCCCGCCTTCAAGCCCCGCAACCAGCGGATAGACGGCGAGAATGATGGGCACCGCGCCTCGCAACCCCACCCAGCTGATGAAAAGCTGTTCGCGCGCCGGAAACCGGAACGGCAGCAAGCTCAGCCATACGGCGACCGGCCGCGCAACGACCATGAGAACCAGCGCGACCCATAACGCCGGCAGCGCCACGGGGACGATGGCGGACGGGGTCGCGAGCAGCCCGAGTAGCAGGAACATGACGATCTGGCTCAGCCAGGCGAGCCCATCGTGCACGCGATGGATGTTCTGGCTGGCTTGGAGCTGGACGTTGCCGAGGATAAGTCCGGCGAGGTAGATCGCGAGGAAGCCGCTGCCGCCCAGCAGCGCCGTGCCGCCGTACGTCATCACTGCACCGGCCATGGCCAGCAGCGGGTAGAGGCCTGTTTCGAGCGTCAGCCGGTTGATCAACCGCACCAGCAGCCGGCCTGCGATCATCCCGATCAACGCACCGAGAGCCATCTGCTTCACGAACT
The genomic region above belongs to Pseudomonadota bacterium and contains:
- a CDS encoding helix-turn-helix domain-containing protein, with protein sequence MAGQQNVAIAEELGVSRPTVLLWRKRVREQGIGEVWEIAPGRGRKPQYDQAKRDGIINATLHSKPNGRTHWSCRVMAEALDVSKNTVNRLWQ
- a CDS encoding potassium/proton antiporter, translated to MDTNQVIFFGALLVLTSIVASAFSSRFGAPILLIFLVLGMLAGEDGPGGIVFNDFNLTNLVGTIALAVILFDGGLRTRTDSFRVGLWPAMSLATVGVVITALITGACAAWIFDLHGMQGLLIGAIVSSTDAAAVFALLHARGLELKQRVAATLEIESGSNDPMAVFLVVVLVELLAAGHADLSWTVGLEFVKQMALGALIGMIAGRLLVRLINRLTLETGLYPLLAMAGAVMTYGGTALLGGSGFLAIYLAGLILGNVQLQASQNIHRVHDGLAWLSQIVMFLLLGLLATPSAIVPVALPALWVALVLMVVARPVAVWLSLLPFRFPAREQLFISWVGLRGAVPIILAVYPLVAGLEGGQVYFNTTFVVVLMSLVLQGWTIAPLARVLKLEVPPKPMPFQQIDLDISGRFNHDLLGYQLEQSSFAAGKTLSQLPLPEQTEVAAVIRGTQVVPIDRHMPLVADDYVYVLATPECVDLLNKIFALPHAPARLEERRFFGHFVLNGDAPLQDLAALYGLDVGDVSGAVTLGQYLARRFGERQVIGDRIKLGGVELVVREIVDGAITRVGLKLHD